Proteins encoded by one window of Rhodobacteraceae bacterium IMCC1335:
- a CDS encoding acetyl-CoA carboxylase carboxyltransferase subunit alpha — protein MTHYLEFEKPLAEIEGKAEELRALARQNEEMDIEDEAQALDAKAEALLKDLYKSLTPWRKCQVARHPERPHCKDYIKALFSEFTPLAGDRNFADDHAVMGGLARFEDMPVVVIGHEKGNDTKSRIARNFGMARPEGYRKAIRLMEMADKFNLPVITLIDTPGAYPGKGAEERGQSEAIARSTEKCLQIGVPVISVVIGEGGSGGAVAFATANALAMLEHSIYSVISPEGCASILWKDSEKMREAAEALRLTAQDLTKLGVNDHVIAEPMGGAHRDPDAALANVKTTIAKILKDLAGKDRNALIKHRREKFLALGSSRLNA, from the coding sequence ATGACCCATTACCTCGAATTTGAAAAACCTTTGGCAGAAATTGAAGGCAAAGCTGAAGAATTGCGCGCTTTAGCGCGCCAAAATGAGGAAATGGATATAGAAGACGAAGCCCAAGCGCTTGATGCAAAGGCCGAAGCCTTACTGAAAGATCTATATAAAAGCCTGACACCCTGGCGCAAATGTCAAGTGGCCCGCCATCCGGAGCGGCCCCATTGCAAAGATTACATCAAGGCCTTGTTCAGCGAGTTTACGCCCTTGGCTGGCGATCGGAATTTTGCCGATGATCATGCCGTGATGGGGGGCTTGGCGCGGTTTGAAGACATGCCCGTGGTGGTGATCGGTCATGAAAAAGGCAATGATACGAAAAGCAGAATCGCGCGTAATTTCGGTATGGCCCGCCCAGAGGGATATCGCAAAGCCATCCGGCTGATGGAGATGGCCGATAAGTTTAATCTACCGGTGATCACCTTGATCGACACCCCGGGGGCCTATCCTGGGAAAGGCGCCGAAGAGCGCGGACAATCTGAAGCCATCGCCCGCTCAACGGAAAAATGTTTGCAGATCGGCGTGCCCGTGATTTCTGTGGTGATCGGAGAAGGCGGGTCGGGCGGCGCGGTGGCATTTGCCACAGCCAATGCTTTGGCGATGCTAGAGCATTCAATTTATTCTGTGATCAGCCCGGAAGGCTGCGCCTCAATCCTTTGGAAGGATTCGGAAAAAATGCGAGAGGCGGCGGAAGCCCTGCGTCTAACGGCGCAAGATCTCACCAAGCTGGGCGTGAATGATCACGTCATCGCTGAGCCAATGGGCGGGGCGCATCGTGATCCCGATGCCGCACTTGCCAATGTTAAAACCACGATCGCCAAAATTCTGAAAGATTTAGCCGGCAAAGATCGAAACGCTTTGATCAAACATCGGCGCGAAAAATTTTTAGCATTGGGATCCTCGCGCCTGAACGCTTAA